In Gemmatimonas aurantiaca, the sequence TTCCCGCCCACGCAGTACGGGGCCCGTGAACGCGACGATGCCCGCATCCGTGCGTACTTCGCCGACACGCGGGCCCACATGGACGCCGGGCTGCCGATGGTGGATGTACGTTCGCCGCAGGAGTACACCGGCGAGAAGCTGCACATGCCCGACTATCCGCAGGAAGGCACACTGCGCGGTGGACACATTCCGGGCGCGCGCAGCATGCCGTGGGCCAAAGCGGCCGACGCCGACGGCACGTTCAAGAGCGCCGACGCGCTGCGTGCGATCTACGAGGATGAACTGGGACTGTCGGCGAACGACGCCGTGATCACCTACTGCCGCATCGGCGAGCGATCGAGTCACACGTGGTTCGTGCTGACCTGGCTGCTGGGCTTCGACAACGTACGCAACTACGACGGATCATGGACGGAGTGGGGCAATGCCGTCCGTGCTCCCATTCGCAAGGGAGAGACACCATGAGCACGGAATCGCTGAAAGACACCACCGTCACCCCGGCGCCGGGCAGGCCGCCTTCGAAGGTGACCGTCACCTGGGCCGGTGATCATCGGTTCGATGGCGCGCGCCAGTCGGGAAGTCCCGCCATCCGCATGGACGCCAGTGGTGTGACCGGCCCCAGCCCCGTGGACGCGCTGCTGTGCGCGCTGGCCGGATGCACGGGCGTGGACGTGGTGGACATCCTCGCCAAGCGCCGCACCCCGGTGGAGTCGCTCTCCGTGGACGTGGAAGGCGAACGGTTCTCGGGCGTGCCGGGCCGCGTGACGAAGATTCATCTCGTTTACCACATCACCGGCGCGGGCATCGGCAAGGAACACGCCGAGCGGGCCATCGAACTCGCCGTCACCAAGTACTGCTCGGTGCGCGATTCGCTGGACCCGAACATGCCGATCAGTTGGGAGCTGCAGCTGGGCTGACGACGGAGGCACCCTTTACATACCACGAAGTATGTAATAGATCTCTGACATATGCCGACCACCCCGGGCCCCACACGCACCCTTCGCCGACGGACGCATCGTCGCGAACGGCGCCCGGAGGAGCGCCCGGGAGAGATCCTGGAGGCGGCACTCACCGTGTTCGCCGAACGGGGGTATCGCAGCGCCCGCATCGACGATATCGCCGAAGCGGCCGGTGTGACCAAGGGCGCCGTCTACCACCATTTCGACACCAAGGAAGACCTCCTGTGTCGCGCCATCGAGCACTCGCTCGATGCCGCGTTCGTCGAGATGGGTGCCCTGCTCCGGCAGAAGACCACGCCGGCCTCCGTGCGGATCCGCACCATGCTGCGCCGCTTCACCCAGGTCCGCGCCGATGGGCGCCGGGTGCTCACCCTGCTGCTGCAGGACCTGCGGCATGAAGTCCCCGAAGCCTACCGGCAATGGATGCAGGGCGGTCCGGTTCAGGGGTGGACGTTGCTCGCCCGCCTGATCGACGAGGGACGCCGGACCAGGGAATTCCGGCCCGATGTCGACGCCGAGGTCGCGGCCCGTCTGGTGATCTCCGG encodes:
- a CDS encoding sulfurtransferase, whose amino-acid sequence is MSPVVNLPGLPDPAIVAKGYAHPERLVSTAWLAAHLGNPSLRLLECNEDVLLYDVEHIPGAQKLDWHIDLNDQIERDYLGREAFQQLLRRKGIDDTTTVVFYGDKNNWWATYAFWVFQLFGFDNTVILDGGRAKWIAEERPTTTEVPVFPPTQYGARERDDARIRAYFADTRAHMDAGLPMVDVRSPQEYTGEKLHMPDYPQEGTLRGGHIPGARSMPWAKAADADGTFKSADALRAIYEDELGLSANDAVITYCRIGERSSHTWFVLTWLLGFDNVRNYDGSWTEWGNAVRAPIRKGETP
- a CDS encoding OsmC family protein, whose product is MSTESLKDTTVTPAPGRPPSKVTVTWAGDHRFDGARQSGSPAIRMDASGVTGPSPVDALLCALAGCTGVDVVDILAKRRTPVESLSVDVEGERFSGVPGRVTKIHLVYHITGAGIGKEHAERAIELAVTKYCSVRDSLDPNMPISWELQLG
- a CDS encoding TetR/AcrR family transcriptional regulator; translation: MPTTPGPTRTLRRRTHRRERRPEERPGEILEAALTVFAERGYRSARIDDIAEAAGVTKGAVYHHFDTKEDLLCRAIEHSLDAAFVEMGALLRQKTTPASVRIRTMLRRFTQVRADGRRVLTLLLQDLRHEVPEAYRQWMQGGPVQGWTLLARLIDEGRRTREFRPDVDAEVAARLVISGLITQLVWQARTGDVPAVAIDTDRLVDSTIELLLHGLRPVTLTT